The following coding sequences are from one bacterium window:
- a CDS encoding CRTAC1 family protein produces the protein MKRVLIFALILTVVAACAVYAQYEPRNLFLNGTIFRDVTDGSGFDHQGWGKCIAMGDWDRDGDLDIYVSVVYSYNKLFQNEGNLKFKDMSRVMRVDDIHDTHGIVWADFDNNGYLDLFVANNLEALTQIRGETDQPNSFYLGYDEGFVECAKKAGLMGGPNYSCGVTTADVNGDGLLDIYVSEGGYRSGMDCANSLYVNNGDGTFTDIGVKAGVADRGNGYCCSFCDYDNDGDPDLYVGNINDNPNEPLTRVLYRNNGDGTFTDVTKELGLAAQGTNITCFWGDVDNDGDQDLFLANSAGPVYPDKKWGANSLFRNNGNGTFTDVSHQAGVDIETNSRGCTMGDIDNDGDLDIIVTNSWFDALVLINDGTGKFTESHEKTGGSWFYGHGLALGDLDGDGDLDLVGGNWRRQSASNPGKWFLFENKTNNKNFLKVNLEGTTSNRSAVMSKVWVYDAGRAKDSKALRGFREVIAGSGTFPGNPLQQHFGVDATKKYDVVVKFPSGKEAIEKNVAAGQTIKIVEPK, from the coding sequence ATGAAACGTGTGCTTATTTTCGCGCTGATTCTTACGGTAGTGGCTGCATGCGCCGTATATGCGCAGTACGAGCCGAGGAATCTGTTTCTCAACGGCACGATATTCCGTGATGTGACCGATGGGTCGGGGTTCGATCACCAGGGCTGGGGAAAATGCATTGCAATGGGTGACTGGGACAGAGACGGCGACCTTGACATCTACGTGAGCGTGGTCTATTCCTATAACAAGCTGTTCCAGAACGAGGGAAACCTCAAATTCAAGGACATGTCCCGGGTCATGCGTGTCGACGATATTCACGACACCCACGGCATTGTCTGGGCCGATTTCGATAACAACGGCTATCTCGACCTGTTTGTGGCGAACAATCTCGAAGCCCTGACGCAGATACGCGGCGAGACAGACCAGCCCAACTCGTTCTATCTCGGCTATGATGAGGGATTCGTTGAATGCGCTAAAAAGGCCGGTCTCATGGGAGGACCGAATTATTCGTGCGGTGTGACGACCGCCGATGTCAACGGCGACGGTCTGCTCGATATCTATGTTTCCGAGGGCGGGTACCGCAGCGGCATGGACTGCGCCAACTCCCTCTATGTGAACAACGGAGACGGCACGTTCACCGATATCGGTGTGAAGGCCGGTGTCGCCGACCGCGGCAACGGCTACTGCTGCTCCTTCTGCGATTACGACAACGACGGCGATCCCGATCTGTATGTCGGGAACATCAACGACAATCCCAATGAGCCGCTCACCCGCGTCCTCTACCGCAACAACGGAGACGGCACATTCACCGATGTCACAAAAGAGCTCGGGCTTGCCGCGCAGGGCACCAACATCACCTGTTTCTGGGGCGATGTCGACAACGACGGCGACCAGGACCTGTTTCTCGCCAACAGCGCCGGCCCGGTGTACCCCGACAAGAAATGGGGCGCCAACTCGCTGTTCCGCAACAACGGGAACGGCACATTCACCGATGTTTCGCATCAGGCGGGTGTCGACATCGAGACCAATTCCCGCGGCTGCACTATGGGCGATATCGACAATGACGGCGACCTCGACATCATAGTCACCAACAGCTGGTTCGATGCGCTCGTTCTCATCAACGACGGCACGGGGAAATTCACCGAATCCCATGAAAAAACCGGCGGATCGTGGTTTTACGGGCATGGACTGGCGCTCGGCGACCTCGACGGCGACGGCGACCTCGACCTTGTCGGCGGCAACTGGCGCAGGCAGAGCGCAAGCAATCCCGGAAAGTGGTTTCTTTTCGAGAACAAAACGAATAACAAGAACTTCCTGAAAGTCAACCTCGAAGGGACAACCTCGAACCGTTCCGCGGTCATGAGCAAGGTGTGGGTCTACGATGCCGGAAGGGCGAAGGATTCGAAGGCGCTCCGTGGATTCCGTGAGGTGATAGCGGGCAGCGGAACATTCCCCGGCAACCCGCTCCAGCAGCATTTCGGTGTCGACGCGACAAAGAAATACGATGTCGTCGTCAAGTTCCCCTCCGGTAAAGAAGCCATTGAGAAAAACGTTGCGGCTGGACAGACG
- the glmM gene encoding phosphoglucosamine mutase — protein sequence MPRLMIGISGVRGVYGDGLTEEIAQRFACVFGQLYGKKVIVGRDSRVSGPIITQAVIEGLTCAGSDIIDLGIASTPTTEMAVVACRASGGIIITASHNPGEWNGLKFLGPDGIFLNASQGAELVKKYESTSPGEAASSTVSLSSWCFADDYHIEAVLDLDVIDRDLIASRGFTVCVDTVHGAGGSICGELLDRLGCTVHALYAEPTGQFPHGAEPVAENIGDLCSFVRECDADVGFAVDPDVDRLSIVNERGEALGEEYTLALAADYIMDKTGKPAACNLSTSRLIDDAAARHGSVVYRSPVGEINVVETMREYSAAIGGEGNGGVIFPSLHYGRDAVLGMALILQIMAERDKTVSALADEFPRYSMIKEKAAISAKGTWIEPLKAAFAGEKMDARDGIKIIFPVSWVHVRGSNTEPVVRIIAEAPTTEEAKGLVDKVFKVIGR from the coding sequence GTGCCTCGTTTGATGATAGGAATATCCGGTGTCCGGGGAGTTTACGGGGATGGTTTGACAGAGGAGATAGCACAGCGGTTTGCATGTGTTTTCGGGCAGCTCTACGGTAAAAAGGTTATCGTCGGCAGAGATTCCCGTGTGAGCGGCCCCATTATCACTCAGGCGGTTATCGAAGGACTGACCTGCGCCGGTTCCGATATAATCGATCTTGGGATCGCATCGACGCCGACGACCGAAATGGCTGTGGTCGCCTGTCGCGCCTCGGGAGGAATCATCATCACCGCAAGTCATAATCCCGGCGAATGGAACGGCCTCAAATTTCTCGGGCCGGATGGAATTTTTCTCAACGCTTCACAGGGTGCCGAACTGGTAAAAAAATATGAATCGACATCGCCCGGCGAAGCTGCATCTTCCACCGTATCGTTATCGTCATGGTGTTTTGCGGACGATTACCATATCGAGGCTGTTCTCGATCTCGATGTGATTGACCGTGATCTGATAGCCTCGCGCGGTTTTACGGTATGTGTCGATACGGTTCACGGCGCGGGTGGATCGATCTGTGGCGAGCTGCTCGATCGCCTCGGATGCACGGTTCATGCTCTCTATGCCGAGCCCACCGGTCAGTTTCCCCATGGCGCCGAGCCGGTTGCGGAAAATATCGGCGATCTCTGCTCCTTTGTCAGGGAATGCGACGCTGATGTCGGATTCGCTGTCGATCCCGATGTGGACCGCCTGTCAATCGTCAACGAACGGGGCGAGGCACTCGGTGAGGAATACACACTGGCGCTTGCCGCCGATTACATCATGGATAAGACGGGTAAACCGGCTGCCTGCAACCTTTCGACATCACGTCTGATCGACGATGCTGCCGCCCGGCACGGTTCGGTTGTCTATCGCTCGCCGGTCGGTGAGATCAATGTAGTGGAAACCATGCGCGAATACAGCGCCGCAATAGGAGGCGAGGGAAACGGCGGAGTGATTTTTCCTTCTCTCCATTACGGGCGTGATGCGGTTCTCGGCATGGCGCTCATCCTTCAGATCATGGCTGAGCGGGACAAAACGGTCAGCGCTCTGGCCGATGAGTTCCCCCGCTATTCGATGATCAAGGAAAAAGCTGCCATTTCCGCAAAAGGAACATGGATCGAGCCGCTCAAAGCCGCTTTTGCCGGAGAGAAAATGGATGCCAGGGATGGTATCAAGATCATATTCCCCGTTTCCTGGGTCCATGTTCGCGGGTCCAACACCGAACCGGTGGTAAGGATCATAGCCGAGGCTCCGACTACGGAAGAAGCGAAGGGACTGGTCGATAAAGTGTTCAAGGTGATCGGTCGATAA
- a CDS encoding carbohydrate-binding family 9-like protein, giving the protein MKKGIFTLLCMFLGMETSAWAQVEDVDWERHYDCMVKSGSIVVDGVGDEFAWQLAPEVGEFTRFQKKGDLTVGFRTCAKMLWDEDNLYILVTVDDPDIWSTMTIRDKDCLCQEETVELFIDPDGDGKDYAEIHINCLNTINDLWIPRNDFKYQDGSPVDWTDLYTWTLEGMQHAVVNYGTINNRQDTDLGSVFEFALPWKGFGKIAGSANIPPKPGDVWRININRYERSRTGDDNIELSGWSPLKLFSYHVPERFGYVRFVDKH; this is encoded by the coding sequence ATGAAAAAGGGGATTTTTACTTTACTTTGCATGTTTTTAGGGATGGAAACATCGGCATGGGCTCAGGTCGAGGATGTCGACTGGGAACGTCATTACGACTGCATGGTGAAAAGCGGGTCGATTGTCGTTGATGGTGTCGGCGATGAATTTGCCTGGCAGCTTGCGCCCGAGGTCGGAGAATTTACGAGATTCCAGAAAAAAGGCGACCTTACCGTCGGTTTCCGGACATGCGCGAAGATGCTCTGGGACGAGGATAATCTCTATATCCTCGTTACCGTGGATGATCCAGATATCTGGAGCACCATGACCATCAGGGACAAGGACTGCCTCTGCCAGGAGGAGACTGTCGAGCTGTTTATCGATCCCGATGGTGATGGCAAGGATTATGCCGAAATCCATATAAACTGTCTCAACACCATCAACGATCTCTGGATTCCGCGGAATGATTTCAAATACCAGGACGGTTCCCCCGTGGACTGGACCGATCTCTATACATGGACGCTTGAAGGAATGCAGCATGCTGTCGTGAATTACGGCACCATAAACAACAGACAGGACACCGATCTCGGCTCTGTTTTCGAGTTCGCTCTGCCCTGGAAAGGTTTCGGAAAAATTGCCGGTTCGGCGAACATTCCTCCGAAACCGGGCGATGTCTGGCGTATCAACATTAACCGTTACGAGCGCTCCCGAACCGGGGACGATAATATCGAGCTGTCAGGATGGTCTCCGCTCAAGCTCTTCTCATACCATGTTCCCGAGCGGTTCGGGTATGTACGGTTCGTTGACAAACACTGA
- a CDS encoding prohibitin family protein — protein MFFAGLVVIIISAIFIIIGNAAHKRGDFRASSITLFGKIGIVLGIILFAGSCLRIIGPGEVGVLDLFGKVSDREINSGVNLVNPLMRVHTFSIKTKEMQETMNVPSQEGLQVDLDVSILYRIKPDNASEIFRTIGPQFDRIVILPSFRSAARTVSVRYDAKALYTAGREIITQALYEDLQQSLTERGIIIEKVLLRSIRLPDMVTNAIEEKLKAEQEAQKMVFVLQKEEREAERKKIEAVGISDANKIIAQGLTSSYIQWYRIEMLKQLINSPNNTIIIIPDDLKSVPMILNK, from the coding sequence ATGTTTTTTGCCGGCCTGGTTGTTATTATCATTAGTGCCATTTTCATTATTATCGGAAATGCCGCTCATAAAAGAGGGGATTTTCGGGCTTCATCCATCACCCTGTTCGGAAAAATCGGCATTGTGCTCGGAATAATCCTCTTTGCCGGGAGCTGTTTGAGAATTATCGGCCCGGGTGAAGTCGGAGTACTCGACCTCTTCGGAAAAGTATCGGACAGGGAAATCAATTCGGGTGTCAACCTGGTCAATCCCCTGATGCGTGTCCATACATTTTCGATAAAAACAAAGGAAATGCAGGAAACCATGAATGTGCCTTCCCAGGAAGGTCTTCAGGTCGATCTCGATGTTTCGATTCTGTACCGGATCAAACCCGATAATGCTTCGGAAATATTCAGGACGATAGGCCCGCAGTTTGACAGAATCGTGATTCTGCCTTCGTTCAGGAGCGCCGCCCGCACGGTATCGGTGCGCTATGATGCCAAGGCCCTCTATACGGCGGGAAGGGAAATCATAACCCAGGCCCTCTATGAGGATCTTCAGCAGTCTCTCACGGAACGCGGCATTATCATCGAAAAGGTGCTCCTGAGGAGTATCAGGCTTCCCGATATGGTGACCAACGCTATCGAGGAAAAACTCAAAGCCGAACAGGAAGCCCAGAAAATGGTATTCGTGCTCCAGAAAGAGGAACGCGAGGCCGAGCGGAAAAAAATCGAAGCGGTCGGTATCAGCGATGCAAACAAGATTATCGCCCAGGGACTGACTTCGAGCTACATTCAGTGGTATCGTATCGAAATGCTCAAGCAGCTTATCAATTCGCCCAACAATACAATCATCATCATCCCCGATGATCTGAAAAGCGTACCGATGATTCTCAATAAATAA